One window of Methylococcus sp. EFPC2 genomic DNA carries:
- a CDS encoding efflux RND transporter permease subunit translates to MLGRIIGWSAGNRFIVLLATLALIFAGLYAVLRTPLDALPDLSDTQVIVYTEFPGQAPQVVEDQVTYPLTTAMLSVPHSRVVRGFSFFGASFVYVIFEDGTDVYWARSRVLEYLTTLSSRLPQGVTPSLGPDATGVGWVFQYVVQGTRQSLAELRTLQDWFVRFQLTKAQGVAEVAGVGGFVRQYQVIVDPRKLQAYGIPLAAVSRVIAASNRDVGGRVVEMAETEYMVRGKGYLRGIADIEDLVVKAEGHAPVLVRDVARVELGPDERRGIAELNGEGEVVSGTAIARYGQNALDVIEQVKGKLKQIGPGLPEGVSIVPVYDRSVLILKAIANLRDKLVEESLVVALVCVVFLFHVRSALVAIVMLPVGVLVAFIVMRGLGINSNIMSLGGIAIAIGAMVDAAIVMIENAHKHLERAGPGGNRAELIVNAAKEVGPALFLSLMVITVSFLPVFVLEEQEGRLFKPLAYTKTFAMAGAALLSVTLVPALMLLFIRGPILPESRNPVNRWLIGLYRPVIETVLNRKKTTVVLALAVLAASYYPLSRLGSEFMPTLNEGTLLYMPVSLPGLSVTKAAEILQTQNRILKSFPEVESVFGKAGRASTATDPAPLEMFETVVNLKPEDHWRPGLTTEKLIAELDAATQMPGVTGAWTMPIKNRIDMLSTGIRTPVGVKVFGKNLAELERLATQIEGVVKSVPGTTSAYAERITGGYYLTIEPDRKKLARYGLGVGDFQEVIATALGGQNVTTTVEGRERYNVIVRYPRELRDTPEMIASQVLVPVLGGAMIPLGQLAEVGLSQGVPAIRTENALLSAYIYVDLRGRDIGGYVADAQRAVLERVKFPPGYYATWSGQFEYLERAKAKLAIAVPMTLAIIFLLLYLNFKRLTETLIVMLSLPFALVGGVWLMYWLGYHLSVAVAVGFIALAGVAAETGVVMLIYLDQALEKIKARRAEEGVAWNLADLYAAIREGAVERVRPKMMTVVAITAGLLPIMWGSGTGSEVMRRIAAPMVGGMVSSTLLTLLVIPAIYALVKGYSLPRPLKTGVGLEAARPGYAPQVGPGPV, encoded by the coding sequence ATGCTGGGACGCATCATCGGGTGGTCGGCCGGCAACCGTTTCATCGTGCTGCTGGCGACCCTCGCGCTCATCTTCGCCGGCCTCTACGCCGTCCTGAGAACGCCGCTCGACGCGCTGCCCGATCTGTCCGACACCCAGGTCATCGTCTACACGGAATTTCCCGGCCAGGCGCCCCAGGTGGTGGAGGACCAGGTCACCTATCCCCTGACCACGGCGATGCTGAGCGTGCCCCACTCCCGGGTCGTGCGCGGATTCTCCTTTTTCGGCGCTTCCTTCGTCTATGTCATCTTCGAGGACGGCACCGACGTCTACTGGGCGCGCTCGCGGGTACTGGAATATTTGACAACGCTCTCCAGCCGCCTGCCTCAGGGTGTCACGCCCAGCCTGGGGCCCGACGCCACCGGGGTCGGCTGGGTGTTTCAATATGTGGTGCAGGGCACCCGGCAATCCCTGGCGGAACTGCGCACGCTGCAGGACTGGTTCGTCCGCTTTCAGCTCACCAAGGCGCAGGGGGTGGCGGAAGTCGCCGGCGTCGGCGGTTTCGTGCGGCAGTACCAGGTCATCGTCGACCCACGCAAGCTGCAAGCCTACGGCATCCCCCTGGCCGCGGTCAGCCGGGTGATCGCGGCCAGCAACCGCGACGTGGGCGGTCGCGTGGTGGAGATGGCGGAAACCGAGTACATGGTGCGCGGCAAGGGCTATCTGCGCGGCATCGCGGACATCGAGGATCTGGTGGTCAAGGCCGAGGGGCATGCGCCGGTGCTGGTCCGCGACGTGGCCCGCGTCGAACTGGGACCGGACGAGCGCCGCGGCATCGCCGAGTTGAACGGCGAAGGCGAGGTCGTGTCGGGAACCGCGATCGCCCGCTACGGACAGAACGCCCTGGACGTGATCGAACAGGTCAAGGGCAAGTTGAAGCAGATCGGTCCCGGCCTGCCGGAAGGCGTGTCCATCGTCCCGGTCTACGACCGCTCCGTGCTCATCCTCAAGGCCATCGCCAACCTGCGCGACAAGCTGGTCGAGGAAAGCCTGGTGGTCGCCCTGGTGTGCGTGGTGTTCCTGTTCCACGTGCGCAGCGCGCTGGTGGCTATCGTCATGCTGCCTGTCGGCGTGCTCGTGGCCTTCATCGTCATGCGCGGGCTGGGCATCAATTCCAACATCATGAGCCTCGGCGGCATCGCCATCGCCATCGGCGCCATGGTGGACGCCGCCATCGTGATGATCGAGAACGCCCACAAGCACCTGGAGCGGGCCGGGCCCGGCGGGAACCGGGCGGAGCTGATCGTCAACGCCGCCAAGGAAGTCGGCCCCGCCCTGTTTCTCAGCCTGATGGTCATCACCGTGTCCTTCCTGCCGGTGTTCGTGCTGGAAGAGCAGGAAGGCCGGCTGTTCAAGCCGCTCGCCTACACCAAGACCTTCGCCATGGCCGGCGCCGCCCTGCTGTCGGTGACCCTGGTGCCGGCGCTGATGCTGCTGTTCATACGCGGTCCCATCCTGCCCGAGAGCCGCAATCCGGTGAACCGATGGCTGATCGGGCTTTACCGCCCGGTCATCGAAACGGTGCTTAACCGGAAGAAGACCACGGTGGTCCTCGCGCTGGCCGTGCTGGCCGCGAGCTATTACCCGCTGTCCAGGCTGGGCAGCGAATTCATGCCCACCCTGAACGAAGGCACGCTGCTATACATGCCCGTGAGCCTGCCGGGGCTGTCCGTCACCAAGGCGGCGGAAATCCTGCAGACGCAGAACCGCATCCTCAAGAGCTTCCCGGAGGTCGAGTCGGTGTTCGGCAAGGCCGGCCGGGCCTCCACCGCGACCGACCCGGCGCCGCTGGAAATGTTCGAAACGGTGGTCAACCTCAAGCCGGAAGACCACTGGCGGCCGGGCCTGACCACCGAAAAACTGATCGCCGAGCTGGATGCGGCGACGCAGATGCCGGGTGTGACCGGCGCCTGGACCATGCCCATCAAGAACCGCATCGACATGCTGTCGACCGGCATACGCACGCCGGTCGGCGTCAAGGTCTTCGGCAAGAATCTGGCGGAACTGGAGCGCTTGGCCACACAGATCGAAGGCGTGGTCAAATCCGTACCTGGCACGACCAGCGCCTACGCCGAACGGATCACCGGCGGCTATTACCTGACCATAGAGCCGGACCGCAAGAAACTGGCGCGTTACGGTCTCGGCGTCGGCGATTTCCAGGAGGTGATCGCGACCGCACTCGGCGGGCAAAACGTCACCACCACGGTCGAAGGGCGCGAGCGCTATAACGTGATCGTCCGCTACCCGCGCGAGCTGCGCGATACACCCGAGATGATCGCCTCCCAGGTGCTGGTGCCGGTCCTAGGCGGCGCCATGATCCCCTTGGGCCAACTGGCCGAAGTCGGCTTGAGCCAGGGCGTGCCGGCCATACGCACCGAAAACGCGCTGTTGTCCGCCTATATCTACGTGGATCTCCGCGGGCGGGACATCGGCGGTTACGTGGCCGACGCGCAGCGGGCGGTGCTGGAGCGGGTGAAGTTCCCGCCCGGCTACTACGCCACCTGGAGCGGACAGTTCGAATACCTGGAGCGCGCCAAGGCCAAGCTGGCCATCGCCGTTCCGATGACTCTCGCCATCATCTTCCTGCTGCTCTACCTCAACTTCAAACGGCTGACCGAAACCCTCATCGTCATGCTATCCCTGCCGTTCGCCCTGGTGGGTGGGGTCTGGCTCATGTACTGGCTGGGTTACCACCTCAGCGTGGCGGTGGCGGTGGGCTTCATCGCCTTGGCCGGGGTGGCCGCCGAAACCGGCGTGGTCATGCTGATTTATCTCGACCAGGCCCTGGAAAAAATCAAAGCGCGGCGGGCGGAGGAGGGTGTCGCCTGGAATCTGGCCGATCTCTATGCCGCCATCCGCGAAGGAGCGGTGGAGCGGGTGCGGCCCAAGATGATGACCGTGGTCGCCATCACCGCCGGCCTCCTGCCCATCATGTGGGGCAGCGGCACCGGCTCCGAGGTCATGCGCCGCATCGCCGCGCCCATGGTCGGCGGCATGGTCTCGTCCACCCTGCTGACCCTGCTCGTCATCCCGGCGATTTACGCCCTGGTCAAAGGGTATTCACTACCGCGCCCGCTTAAAACGGGCGTCGGCCTCGAAGCGGCGCGACCGGGATATGCTCCTCAGGTCGGTCCAGGACCGGTTTGA
- a CDS encoding TlpA disulfide reductase family protein: MRSFIYTLIAVTALSSGLYAQRLLSAESATEPTAGALTESFPDLEGKPHRLDEWRGKTLVVNFWATWCTPCLEEMPAFSALQNELGGRGLQIVGLAIDDPVSVKRFLAKHPTAYPLLIAESGEGLAANLGNKLGVLPFTAIFDATGKLVEVKTGPYKGDELRKAVEPLLAKAGK, encoded by the coding sequence ATGCGATCGTTCATCTACACCCTGATAGCCGTCACCGCCCTTTCCTCCGGACTCTACGCCCAGCGCCTGCTGAGCGCTGAATCGGCCACCGAGCCCACGGCCGGCGCGCTCACGGAATCCTTCCCCGACCTCGAGGGCAAGCCCCATCGCCTGGACGAATGGCGCGGCAAGACGCTGGTAGTCAACTTCTGGGCCACCTGGTGCACGCCCTGCCTGGAAGAAATGCCGGCCTTCTCGGCGCTGCAGAACGAACTCGGCGGCCGCGGCCTGCAAATCGTCGGCCTGGCCATCGACGATCCGGTATCGGTCAAACGCTTCCTGGCCAAGCATCCGACCGCCTACCCCCTGCTGATCGCCGAATCCGGCGAAGGCCTGGCCGCCAATCTCGGCAACAAACTCGGCGTGCTGCCCTTCACCGCCATTTTCGACGCCACCGGTAAACTGGTAGAAGTCAAAACCGGCCCCTACAAAGGCGATGAACTACGCAAGGCCGTCGAACCGTTGCTGGCTAAGGCAGGGAAATAG
- the dsbD gene encoding protein-disulfide reductase DsbD, producing the protein MREKPARLQGLDPQALETGGLLRYAGLLILFFTLFAPQANAEGLTPLPPEQIFPLTSRVLSADSVLLSWDIAKDHHLYRKKFKFASKTAGVTVGPVELPAGAMMHEENFGDMEVYRGHLELTLPLKRTDPAIREAELEVTVQGCADAGLCYPPYKRLLKLALPAMDGDSPLPLGEGRVRESGKAVASGFQEKSGDAALTPNPLPKGEGAKADPLAKFTRSLKSLIPGANQDDLLPADQAFHFIGEVKDAHTLHVSWQIADGYYLYRDRFRFTLIGATGVELGEPVIPHGETKVEDQGPAEVFHREIGFDLPLKRTSAGPLSLRLQARFQGCAEKGVCYPPMEKIAELNVPAADGSAPITAAPSLPTSTRGEPPPAAEQDRIADALKSDSAALTAATFFGFGLLMAFSPCIFPMIPILSGIIVGHGHKLTTGRAFALSLAYVLAAALAYTAFGVLAGLFGGNLQAAFQTPWIIILFSLVFVLLALSMFGFYELQMPAYIQERVAALSHQQKGGTLLGAAIMGALSALIVGPCMAAPLAGALIYIGQTGNALLGGLALFSLGLGMGVPLLVVGASAGKLLPRAGIWMNAVKSAFGVAMLGVAVWLIQRIVPGPLAMALWALLLIVPAIYLNALDALPQPASGWRKLWKGVGVAMLAYGVLLLIGAAANGRDPLQPLRGVALAGTGEAVEGVEFRKIHTPAELQQQLDAAKAQGRWLMLDYYADWCVSCVEMERYTFTNPKVRAELSKFVLVQADVTGNEADEQALLQRYGLVGPPATLFFAPDGQERKEFRLIGFTEAVSFLTHLQRVLR; encoded by the coding sequence ATGAGAGAAAAGCCCGCCCGGCTCCAGGGGCTCGATCCTCAGGCCCTGGAAACGGGCGGGCTTCTCCGCTACGCCGGCCTCCTGATACTGTTCTTCACGCTGTTCGCGCCTCAAGCGAATGCGGAAGGCCTCACCCCCTTGCCGCCGGAGCAAATATTCCCGCTCACGTCCCGCGTTCTTTCCGCCGACAGCGTTTTGCTGAGCTGGGATATCGCCAAAGACCATCATCTCTACCGGAAGAAATTCAAGTTCGCCTCGAAAACCGCCGGCGTAACGGTAGGTCCCGTCGAGCTGCCGGCCGGTGCCATGATGCACGAAGAGAATTTCGGCGACATGGAGGTGTACCGCGGCCATCTGGAATTGACGCTGCCGCTCAAGCGCACGGACCCCGCCATACGCGAGGCCGAACTGGAAGTGACGGTGCAAGGCTGCGCCGACGCCGGCTTGTGTTACCCGCCCTACAAGCGTCTGCTCAAGCTGGCACTGCCGGCCATGGACGGTGACTCCCCTCTCCCACTGGGAGAGGGGAGGGTGAGGGAAAGCGGTAAGGCCGTTGCTTCAGGCTTTCAGGAAAAATCAGGCGATGCTGCCCTCACCCCTAACCCTCTCCCAAAGGGAGAGGGTGCCAAAGCCGATCCATTGGCCAAATTCACCCGCTCGCTGAAAAGCCTGATACCCGGCGCCAATCAGGACGACCTGCTGCCGGCCGACCAGGCCTTCCACTTCATCGGCGAAGTCAAGGACGCCCACACCCTGCATGTCAGTTGGCAGATCGCCGACGGTTACTATCTCTACCGCGACCGCTTCCGCTTTACCCTGATCGGCGCCACCGGTGTGGAGCTGGGCGAACCCGTCATCCCGCACGGCGAAACCAAGGTGGAAGATCAGGGACCAGCCGAAGTCTTCCATCGGGAGATCGGCTTCGACCTGCCGCTGAAACGAACCTCCGCCGGACCGCTAAGCCTGCGCCTGCAAGCCCGTTTCCAGGGCTGCGCGGAGAAAGGCGTATGTTATCCGCCCATGGAGAAAATCGCCGAACTGAACGTCCCCGCCGCGGACGGCAGCGCGCCGATCACGGCCGCGCCCTCCCTCCCGACCTCGACCCGCGGGGAGCCGCCCCCCGCCGCCGAACAGGACCGCATCGCCGACGCCTTGAAATCCGACTCGGCGGCGCTCACCGCCGCCACTTTCTTCGGCTTCGGTCTGCTGATGGCCTTCAGCCCCTGCATCTTCCCGATGATCCCCATCCTCTCCGGCATCATCGTGGGCCACGGCCACAAGCTCACCACCGGACGCGCCTTCGCGCTCTCGCTGGCCTATGTACTGGCCGCCGCCCTGGCTTACACGGCATTCGGCGTGCTGGCGGGACTGTTCGGCGGCAACCTGCAGGCGGCATTCCAGACGCCCTGGATCATCATCCTGTTCAGCTTGGTTTTCGTGCTGCTCGCGCTGTCCATGTTCGGCTTCTACGAACTGCAGATGCCGGCCTACATCCAGGAGCGCGTCGCCGCCCTCAGCCACCAGCAAAAAGGCGGCACCCTGCTGGGTGCGGCCATCATGGGCGCGCTTTCGGCCCTCATCGTCGGCCCCTGCATGGCGGCGCCGCTGGCCGGCGCGCTGATCTACATAGGCCAGACCGGCAACGCCTTGCTCGGCGGCCTGGCGCTGTTCAGCCTGGGGCTGGGCATGGGCGTTCCGCTGCTGGTCGTGGGTGCTTCCGCCGGCAAGCTGCTGCCCAGGGCCGGCATCTGGATGAATGCGGTCAAGTCGGCGTTCGGCGTCGCCATGTTGGGCGTAGCCGTCTGGCTGATCCAGCGCATCGTGCCGGGCCCGTTGGCCATGGCGTTGTGGGCGCTGCTGCTGATCGTCCCGGCCATCTACCTGAATGCCCTGGACGCCCTGCCCCAACCGGCTTCCGGCTGGCGCAAGCTATGGAAAGGCGTCGGCGTCGCCATGCTGGCCTACGGCGTGCTCCTGCTGATCGGCGCGGCGGCGAACGGGCGCGACCCGCTGCAACCCTTGCGCGGCGTGGCATTGGCCGGAACCGGTGAAGCTGTCGAGGGCGTGGAATTCCGCAAGATTCACACGCCGGCCGAGCTCCAGCAACAACTCGATGCCGCCAAGGCCCAGGGCCGCTGGCTGATGCTGGATTATTACGCCGACTGGTGCGTCTCCTGCGTGGAGATGGAGCGCTACACCTTCACCAATCCCAAGGTGCGGGCCGAGTTATCCAAGTTCGTCCTGGTGCAGGCCGACGTCACCGGCAACGAAGCCGACGAACAGGCGCTGCTGCAACGCTACGGTCTGGTCGGCCCGCCCGCCACCCTGTTCTTCGCGCCCGACGGGCAGGAACGCAAGGAATTCCGCCTGATCGGTTTCACCGAAGCCGTATCCTTTCTTACCCACCTACAACGAGTCTTACGCTGA
- the cutA gene encoding divalent-cation tolerance protein CutA, translating to MTTPYCLVLCTCPEGDVATSLARFLVEEGLAACVNLLPGVDSIYRWEGELETARECLLLIKTERSRYPELETRLRQAHPYQIPEIIALPLERGLTDYLHWISSCLCSRTPG from the coding sequence ATGACCACGCCTTATTGTCTAGTTTTGTGCACCTGCCCGGAGGGCGATGTCGCGACATCGCTGGCCCGTTTTCTGGTGGAGGAAGGTCTGGCCGCCTGCGTCAATTTATTGCCCGGTGTCGACTCGATTTATCGCTGGGAAGGTGAACTCGAAACCGCCCGCGAGTGTCTGTTGCTGATCAAGACCGAACGTTCGCGCTACCCCGAACTGGAAACGCGGCTGCGGCAAGCACACCCCTACCAGATTCCCGAAATCATCGCCCTGCCCCTAGAACGCGGTCTGACCGATTACCTCCACTGGATTTCCTCATGCCTCTGCTCAAGAACCCCCGGCTGA
- a CDS encoding FxsA family protein — MNIAQWALLAVLSLPVLEIYVLIKLGGALGFFPTLLLLLGAAVWGGRLLQSQGLSTWVQVQQSLNRGEYPAAELVNGMVVLAGAALLLLPGFLSDVAGLLCLIPASRRVIVDWLLRKRFDFGYRGPRRPEGQDARTIEGEFKREDD, encoded by the coding sequence ATGAACATAGCGCAATGGGCTTTGCTGGCCGTGCTGAGCCTGCCGGTGTTGGAGATTTATGTATTGATCAAGCTGGGCGGCGCATTGGGATTCTTTCCCACCCTGCTGCTCCTGCTGGGCGCGGCGGTCTGGGGCGGCCGCTTGCTGCAGTCCCAGGGCTTATCCACCTGGGTCCAGGTGCAGCAAAGCCTGAATCGGGGCGAGTATCCGGCGGCCGAACTGGTCAACGGCATGGTCGTCCTGGCCGGCGCCGCGCTGCTGTTGCTGCCGGGTTTCTTGTCCGATGTCGCGGGCCTGTTGTGTTTGATACCGGCCAGCCGGCGCGTGATCGTCGACTGGCTGCTGCGCAAGCGCTTCGATTTCGGTTATCGCGGGCCGCGTCGACCCGAGGGCCAGGATGCGCGGACGATAGAAGGGGAGTTCAAGCGGGAGGACGACTGA
- a CDS encoding LON peptidase substrate-binding domain-containing protein translates to MTTENFATRYENLPNTLPLFPLPNAVVMPGCQLPLNIFEPRYLNMVQDALRADRLIGMVQPEPDPTDGDDVVIYRTGTAGRITFFNETDDGRLLIVLTGVCRFDIVEELPALRGYREAQVDWNRFRLDYDETAGDPMPGNRQQLMNLLKTYFAHKHMETDWSAVDKMDTLALVNRLTCALPIEPVERQLLIEAVSPETRMSSLLTLLRYETLQTPSVSTQRH, encoded by the coding sequence ATGACCACCGAAAACTTCGCGACCCGCTACGAAAACCTGCCGAACACGCTGCCCCTGTTTCCGCTGCCCAACGCGGTGGTCATGCCGGGTTGCCAACTGCCTTTGAACATCTTCGAGCCGCGCTATCTGAACATGGTTCAGGACGCTCTGCGTGCCGACCGTTTGATCGGCATGGTGCAACCGGAACCCGATCCGACCGACGGCGACGACGTGGTGATCTACCGGACCGGCACCGCAGGCCGCATCACCTTCTTCAACGAAACCGACGACGGACGCCTGCTCATCGTCCTGACCGGCGTCTGCCGCTTCGACATCGTCGAGGAATTGCCCGCCCTGCGGGGTTACCGCGAGGCCCAGGTGGACTGGAACCGCTTCCGGCTCGACTACGATGAGACAGCCGGCGACCCCATGCCCGGCAATCGCCAGCAATTGATGAACTTGCTGAAGACCTACTTCGCCCACAAGCACATGGAAACGGACTGGTCCGCCGTAGACAAGATGGATACCCTGGCCCTGGTCAACCGCCTGACCTGCGCCCTGCCCATCGAGCCGGTCGAACGGCAGTTGCTGATCGAAGCCGTGAGCCCGGAAACCCGCATGTCCAGCCTGCTCACGCTGCTGCGCTACGAAACGCTGCAAACGCCCAGCGTGTCCACGCAGCGCCATTGA